The genomic interval AAACCAAATTCAATAAGGAATTTACGAACTACCTATCTCAAATGGAATAACACACCTATTTTACTAAAAATCTTGCGGTTTTGGCAGCAGATCAGTGTTTGCCATCCCATTTTTGCCTGCGGCATTAGAGTGACCAAATAAAAAATGGAACTTGACAAAGGGTGGCTGATTAGTAAGATGTAATAAAAATGGCGATGAGAGAAACTAATATGCTTGGACCTTACGAATTAAATGATATATATCAAACCGACTGCATAGAAGGTCTGAAAAAATTACCAGAAAGATCTATAGATCTATGTGTTTCATCTCCGCCTTACGATGGAATAAGAGATTATAATGGCTTTTCACTTGATTTGCATTCTGTAGGCATTGAACTTTATCGAGTTATGAAAGAAGGTGGTATTGCAGTGATGGTTATGCAGGATCAGACCAAGAACTTTGCCAAGAGTTTAACTACTTTTAGGACAGCCATTGACTGGTGTGATAATGCTGGATTTCGTCTTTTTGAAACACTAATTTATAGAAAATACGGCGCTGAAGGTGGCTGGTGGAATACAAGATTCAGAGTTGATCATGAGTTTATGCTGGTTTTTCTGAAAGGGCATCGTCCCCAATATTTTAATAAAGAGCCATTGAAAGTTCCCTCCAAACATGGAGGAAAGACAC from Candidatus Cloacimonas sp. carries:
- a CDS encoding site-specific DNA-methyltransferase, which gives rise to MRETNMLGPYELNDIYQTDCIEGLKKLPERSIDLCVSSPPYDGIRDYNGFSLDLHSVGIELYRVMKEGGIAVMVMQDQTKNFAKSLTTFRTAIDWCDNAGFRLFETLIYRKYGAEGGWWNTRFRVDHEFMLVFLKGHRPQYFNKEPLKVPSKHGGKTLTGGGTRLTNGIRIATRPILINEMKCRGTVWEYLTAGDGSRLKHKHPATFPDKLPYDFIQCFCPPEGIVLDVFMGSGTTALAAIELNRQFLGFEISEEYVNLAKQRIEIEGRKEEDQLMFL